In Sphingobacteriaceae bacterium, a single genomic region encodes these proteins:
- a CDS encoding GH92 family glycosyl hydrolase, with translation MLTRILTLYIFFTCSISVIAQKNLTPFVNPFIGTGGHGHTFPGAVLPFGMVQLSPDTRVDGSWDGCSGYHYSDSIIYGFSHTHLSGTGCSDWGDVMLMPVSSNPIIDPHFYSSTFNHKQEKASAGYYQVFLKEEKVNVELTATLRTGIHKYSFPDRKAYVILDLLHRDKLLDGNIQQKDSNTISGFRSSEAWAKNQKCFFALQFSKPIKSITYSKTNNIINGASIEFEIPNQNLLVKVGISNVSEAGAMANLLQEADHWDFEKYKLKAESVWNEQLNKIQILENNSDRQTIFYTALYHCFIHPSLASDVDGSYRDRDDKIYKSDKHQQYTVFSLWDTYRALHPLFTIIERERTKDFLNTFLNQYKTANRLPVWELSANETECMIGYHSVSVIADAVLKGIDGIDNEKLFDAMKAASQYTGFGIQDYGNKNFLDVDDISESVSRTLEYAYDDWCIAQMAKKLNKQTDFLIYMNRAQAYKNMFDPKTGFMRPRKNGNWLFPFDAKEVNNHFTEGNSWQYSFYVPQDIEGLIAMHGGKKKFETKLDSLFQTSSKTSGRTQADITGLIGQYAHGNEPSHHMAYLYNYIGKPEKTQKLIAQIRNDFYKNTPDGLIGNEDCGQMSAWYVFSALGFYPVCPGSTEYIIGSPLFDLAEIRLENNIIFAINKYAYNGESGVVQSVKYNDGLSFNSWISHNRILNGGSMTFSFEPTLSAENKFGRADATIPNSKIETPFLIPTPIIQAPGKSFIGKTTVKLQGHSCINQKIVYTLDGTEPDSNSSVYLKPLVIEKSGVVKCKTFCNDLSSATNKAEFVKRPNNYSIRLKTAYNKQYTAGGADGVIDGIYGSENWRKGEWQGYQYKDFDCVIDLKKTIPVHHVSANFLQDSRSWILFPKQLEISISSDGKTFKKLESLSSDVDPKKEEIIIKKLKKSFEKSIQTRYIRIKAINFGELPEWHLGHGDGAFIFVDEIEIN, from the coding sequence ATGCTTACGCGGATTTTAACTCTATATATTTTTTTTACGTGCTCAATTTCTGTTATAGCACAAAAAAATCTCACACCGTTTGTTAATCCCTTTATCGGAACCGGCGGTCACGGTCATACTTTTCCGGGTGCTGTTCTTCCTTTTGGCATGGTGCAGTTAAGTCCGGATACCCGCGTTGATGGAAGTTGGGATGGTTGCAGCGGTTATCATTATTCAGATTCTATTATTTATGGATTTTCACATACTCATTTAAGTGGAACCGGATGTAGTGATTGGGGAGATGTAATGCTGATGCCGGTAAGTTCAAATCCAATTATAGATCCGCACTTTTATTCATCTACCTTCAATCATAAGCAAGAAAAAGCAAGTGCCGGTTATTATCAGGTTTTTTTGAAAGAAGAAAAAGTAAATGTTGAACTGACTGCCACACTCAGAACCGGAATTCATAAATATAGCTTTCCCGATCGAAAAGCTTATGTGATTTTAGATTTATTGCATCGTGATAAATTATTAGATGGAAATATTCAACAAAAAGACAGTAATACTATAAGCGGATTCAGAAGCAGTGAGGCCTGGGCCAAAAATCAAAAATGTTTTTTTGCCCTTCAATTTTCAAAACCAATAAAGTCAATTACATATTCGAAAACTAATAATATCATAAATGGAGCTTCAATAGAATTTGAAATTCCCAATCAAAATTTGCTGGTTAAAGTGGGCATTTCGAATGTAAGTGAGGCAGGCGCTATGGCTAATTTGCTGCAAGAAGCCGATCATTGGGATTTTGAAAAATACAAACTAAAAGCCGAAAGTGTTTGGAACGAACAATTGAATAAAATTCAAATTCTCGAAAATAATTCCGACCGGCAAACTATATTCTACACGGCACTTTATCATTGTTTCATTCATCCCTCATTAGCCAGCGATGTGGATGGTTCATATAGAGATCGAGATGATAAAATTTACAAATCAGATAAACATCAGCAATATACCGTTTTTTCATTGTGGGATACGTACAGAGCTTTGCATCCTTTATTCACTATTATTGAGAGAGAAAGAACAAAAGATTTCCTAAATACTTTTTTAAATCAATATAAAACAGCAAATCGACTTCCTGTATGGGAATTATCGGCTAATGAAACAGAATGTATGATTGGCTATCATTCTGTTTCTGTAATTGCTGATGCTGTTTTAAAAGGGATTGACGGGATAGATAATGAAAAATTATTTGATGCCATGAAAGCAGCATCACAATACACTGGTTTCGGAATTCAGGATTATGGCAATAAAAACTTTCTGGATGTTGATGATATTTCAGAAAGCGTTTCACGCACACTCGAATATGCGTACGATGATTGGTGCATTGCTCAAATGGCCAAAAAACTAAATAAACAAACTGATTTTCTGATTTACATGAATAGAGCCCAGGCCTACAAAAACATGTTCGACCCAAAAACCGGATTTATGCGTCCACGAAAAAACGGAAACTGGTTGTTTCCGTTTGACGCTAAGGAAGTGAATAATCATTTTACCGAAGGAAACAGTTGGCAATATTCATTTTATGTTCCACAAGATATTGAGGGATTAATTGCAATGCATGGAGGAAAGAAAAAATTTGAAACCAAATTAGATTCCCTTTTTCAAACCTCATCCAAAACCAGCGGCAGAACGCAAGCAGATATTACCGGATTAATTGGTCAGTATGCGCACGGGAATGAACCTAGCCATCACATGGCTTACCTCTATAACTATATTGGCAAACCTGAAAAAACTCAAAAATTAATTGCACAAATTAGAAACGATTTTTATAAAAATACACCCGACGGTTTAATTGGCAATGAAGATTGTGGACAAATGAGTGCCTGGTATGTTTTCAGTGCATTAGGTTTCTATCCGGTTTGTCCGGGCTCAACTGAATATATTATAGGAAGCCCGCTTTTTGATTTAGCCGAAATACGATTAGAAAATAATATCATTTTTGCCATAAATAAATACGCTTATAACGGCGAGTCCGGCGTTGTTCAATCCGTAAAATACAATGACGGACTCAGTTTTAATTCTTGGATAAGTCATAACCGTATTCTGAATGGGGGAAGTATGACATTTTCTTTTGAGCCTACATTAAGCGCTGAAAATAAATTTGGCAGAGCCGACGCCACCATACCAAACAGTAAAATTGAAACTCCTTTTTTGATTCCCACACCTATCATACAAGCACCTGGGAAATCTTTTATAGGAAAAACTACTGTTAAATTGCAGGGTCATTCTTGTATAAATCAAAAGATAGTGTATACGCTTGACGGAACTGAACCGGATTCCAACTCATCAGTTTATTTGAAACCTTTAGTAATCGAAAAATCAGGTGTAGTTAAGTGCAAAACATTTTGTAATGACCTTAGCAGTGCAACAAATAAGGCGGAATTTGTGAAAAGACCAAATAACTATTCTATACGATTAAAAACCGCATATAACAAGCAATATACTGCCGGTGGAGCAGATGGAGTAATTGATGGCATTTACGGATCGGAAAACTGGCGAAAAGGAGAGTGGCAAGGCTATCAATACAAAGATTTTGATTGCGTAATTGATTTAAAGAAAACAATACCAGTTCATCACGTTTCGGCCAACTTTTTACAAGATTCCCGATCATGGATTTTATTCCCCAAACAATTGGAAATAAGCATATCATCTGATGGTAAGACTTTTAAGAAGCTTGAATCCTTAAGTAGTGATGTAGACCCAAAAAAAGAAGAAATAATCATTAAAAAACTAAAGAAATCATTTGAGAAATCTATTCAAACTCGTTACATTCGTATCAAAGCAATTAACTTTGGCGAATTACCTGAGTGGCATTTAGGTCACGGCGATGGAGCCTTTATTTTTGTTGATGAAATTGAAATCAATTGA
- a CDS encoding N(4)-(beta-N-acetylglucosaminyl)-L-asparaginase, with translation MERRKFIKKTGIISALALTGIPKFQSSNHSATKIISFAKQKPIVLSTWKHGLEANEEAWKILSTKGKSLDAVEKGVMVTEADFTNLSVGLGGLPDRDGKVTLDASIMDYLGNCGSVAFLQQIKHPISVARMVMEKTPHVLLAGAGAQKFALENGFKLESSKLSAEAEKRYKEWLLKSEYKPKANIENHDTIGMVALDEFGNLAGACTTSGLAYKIHGRVGDSPIIGAGMYVDNEIGAACATGVGETVLKICGSFLVVELMRQGHSPNEACKKAIERLITKSPNIKDVQVGFLAINKNGEHGSYALQKGFNYALANESGNKLFDSDYHSH, from the coding sequence ATGGAAAGAAGAAAATTTATTAAAAAAACCGGTATAATTTCTGCTTTAGCCTTAACCGGCATTCCAAAATTTCAAAGTTCAAATCATTCGGCAACAAAAATAATTTCTTTCGCAAAACAAAAACCAATCGTATTATCCACATGGAAACACGGCCTAGAAGCCAATGAAGAGGCCTGGAAAATATTGAGCACAAAAGGAAAATCATTAGATGCGGTTGAAAAAGGCGTAATGGTAACGGAAGCTGACTTTACTAATTTAAGTGTTGGCTTAGGAGGATTACCCGATCGTGATGGAAAAGTGACCTTAGATGCGAGTATAATGGATTATTTAGGAAACTGCGGATCGGTTGCTTTTTTACAACAAATCAAACATCCGATTAGCGTTGCCCGAATGGTGATGGAAAAAACACCTCACGTTTTATTAGCCGGTGCCGGTGCTCAAAAATTTGCATTAGAAAATGGATTTAAATTGGAGTCATCTAAATTATCTGCTGAAGCGGAAAAAAGATATAAGGAATGGCTCTTAAAATCTGAATATAAACCAAAGGCAAATATTGAAAATCATGATACCATCGGAATGGTAGCCCTGGATGAGTTTGGAAACCTTGCCGGCGCCTGTACCACTAGCGGACTGGCCTATAAAATTCATGGGCGCGTTGGTGATTCTCCAATCATTGGTGCCGGAATGTATGTAGATAATGAAATTGGTGCCGCTTGTGCAACCGGGGTTGGGGAAACTGTTCTTAAAATTTGTGGTTCTTTTTTAGTTGTTGAACTCATGCGCCAAGGCCACTCGCCAAATGAAGCCTGCAAAAAAGCAATTGAACGTTTAATTACTAAAAGCCCTAATATTAAAGATGTTCAAGTTGGCTTTTTAGCCATTAACAAAAATGGTGAGCATGGTTCTTATGCCTTACAAAAAGGATTTAATTATGCCTTGGCCAATGAAAGTGGGAATAAATTATTTGATTCTGATTATCACTCACATTAA
- a CDS encoding beta-N-acetylhexosaminidase: protein MKKIRIIIGLLGVLNLTIAQNNTYFAPIVPLPNAITYNQGRFILSNQTKIVLSRDNLISDVNWFNKRLEEYFGFKCPIVSTKPTEGNYIEFVIPDFEAGLLENYHLDVTASKITIMAEGSGGGNFYALETLLQLIPTQNVPNVNAAGQTVYTIPCMNIIDHPKYSWRGMHLDVSRHFYSVEFIKKYLELMAMYKMNSFHWHLTDDQGWRIEIKKYPLLTQVGAWRQNTQSGSDEEGNTETENYGGFYTQEQIREVVNYAKTLHIQVVPEIEMPGHAQAALASYPWLSCTGKKLPVANTWGVFNDVFCSKDSTLEFLENVLSEVVELFPDKYIHVGGDECPKQRWKECKHCKNLMRKEKLKNEEELQSFFMRRIGNFLRYKKKEMIGWDEIMEGGTPEGAVVMSWRGMKGGKEAAQLKHKVVMCPGNPCYFDHYQSKFPGEPHAIGGYNPVDSVYLFNPTPEGLKYDEEEMILGAQGNVWTEYIINEKQVEYMALPRMCALAEALWTEKDNKDLEDFRKRLKVNSKRLDKLNIKYARHFLNKR from the coding sequence TTGAAAAAAATTAGAATTATAATTGGATTACTAGGTGTATTGAATTTGACAATCGCGCAAAACAACACCTATTTTGCGCCGATTGTGCCATTACCTAATGCAATTACCTACAATCAAGGCAGATTTATCTTATCCAATCAAACGAAAATTGTATTGAGTAGGGATAACTTAATTTCTGATGTGAATTGGTTTAATAAACGATTGGAAGAATATTTTGGTTTTAAATGTCCTATAGTTAGCACTAAACCAACCGAAGGAAATTATATTGAATTTGTAATTCCTGATTTTGAGGCGGGACTCTTGGAAAATTATCACTTGGATGTAACAGCTTCTAAAATTACGATAATGGCTGAAGGCTCCGGTGGGGGAAATTTTTATGCACTTGAAACCTTATTACAATTAATTCCAACACAAAATGTGCCCAATGTAAATGCTGCGGGACAAACCGTTTATACTATTCCATGTATGAATATTATTGATCACCCGAAATATTCCTGGAGAGGTATGCATTTGGATGTGAGCCGGCATTTTTATTCGGTTGAATTTATTAAAAAATATCTCGAGTTAATGGCCATGTATAAAATGAATTCCTTTCACTGGCATTTAACCGATGATCAGGGTTGGAGAATAGAAATTAAAAAGTATCCCCTATTAACACAGGTTGGAGCTTGGCGACAGAATACACAATCAGGTTCGGATGAGGAAGGTAATACGGAAACGGAAAATTATGGTGGTTTTTACACACAGGAGCAAATTCGTGAAGTGGTAAACTATGCAAAAACATTACACATTCAAGTAGTTCCCGAAATTGAAATGCCCGGTCATGCGCAAGCAGCATTAGCTTCTTATCCCTGGCTTTCCTGTACCGGAAAAAAATTACCGGTGGCAAACACCTGGGGAGTTTTTAATGATGTGTTTTGCAGTAAAGATTCTACTTTGGAATTTCTGGAAAATGTATTAAGTGAAGTAGTAGAACTTTTTCCGGATAAATATATACATGTTGGAGGAGATGAATGTCCTAAACAAAGGTGGAAAGAATGCAAGCATTGTAAAAATTTAATGCGTAAAGAAAAATTAAAAAACGAAGAAGAGTTGCAAAGTTTTTTCATGCGCAGAATTGGAAATTTTCTGAGATACAAGAAAAAAGAAATGATCGGTTGGGATGAAATTATGGAAGGAGGAACACCCGAAGGAGCCGTGGTGATGAGCTGGAGAGGAATGAAAGGTGGCAAGGAGGCTGCTCAATTAAAACATAAGGTAGTGATGTGTCCGGGTAATCCTTGTTATTTTGATCATTACCAATCCAAATTTCCCGGTGAACCACACGCCATAGGTGGTTATAATCCGGTAGATTCGGTTTATTTGTTTAATCCAACCCCGGAAGGATTAAAATATGATGAAGAAGAAATGATATTAGGTGCGCAAGGAAACGTATGGACAGAATATATTATCAACGAAAAACAAGTAGAATACATGGCTCTACCAAGAATGTGTGCTTTAGCTGAAGCTTTGTGGACTGAAAAGGACAATAAAGATTTGGAAGATTTTCGCAAAAGATTAAAAGTTAATTCTAAAAGATTAGATAAATTAAATATTAAGTATGCCCGCCATTTTTTAAATAAACGATAA
- a CDS encoding YeeE/YedE family protein, with amino-acid sequence MKMIKFLLLGAFFGVILVKAEVISWFRIHEMFLFQSFHMYGIIGSAILTGIISIQLIKKLKIKTIEGEEIIIGTKELNKGTVIGGLLFGLGWALTGACPGPLYACFGSGYWVFIVAILSAVLGTYTYGKLKNKLPH; translated from the coding sequence ATGAAGATGATTAAATTTTTACTGCTTGGCGCTTTTTTTGGTGTGATTTTAGTTAAAGCGGAAGTGATTTCCTGGTTTAGGATACATGAAATGTTTTTGTTTCAATCTTTTCATATGTATGGTATCATTGGTTCTGCAATTCTTACCGGAATTATATCTATTCAACTCATTAAAAAATTGAAAATTAAAACAATCGAAGGTGAAGAAATAATAATAGGAACTAAAGAACTCAATAAAGGCACTGTGATTGGCGGACTATTATTTGGATTAGGTTGGGCACTTACCGGTGCTTGTCCCGGACCATTATATGCCTGTTTCGGAAGTGGCTATTGGGTATTTATAGTAGCTATTTTAAGTGCCGTGTTAGGTACTTACACTTATGGAAAATTAAAAAATAAGTTGCCTCATTAG
- a CDS encoding YeeE/YedE family protein gives MKLLFEPWPWYIAGPLIGLMIPLLLILGNKSFGISSSFRHICAACIPGNISFFKYNWKSEIWNLVFVGGVIIGSFIAGFIFSNPNPVDINPDTKTNLLNLGIQNFEGLLPKDLFSFNALFTVKGFLFIVVGGFLVGFGTRYANGCTSGHTIMGISNLQLPSLIATICFFIGGLITTWIFLPYLLKL, from the coding sequence ATGAAATTATTATTTGAACCCTGGCCTTGGTATATTGCCGGCCCCTTAATCGGACTTATGATTCCGCTACTTTTAATTTTAGGAAATAAAAGTTTTGGTATTTCCTCTTCCTTTAGACATATATGCGCTGCCTGTATACCCGGTAACATTTCTTTTTTTAAGTATAACTGGAAATCGGAAATATGGAATTTGGTTTTTGTGGGTGGTGTAATTATCGGATCATTTATTGCCGGGTTTATTTTTTCTAATCCAAATCCGGTTGATATAAATCCGGATACAAAAACAAATCTTCTTAACCTAGGCATTCAAAATTTTGAAGGTTTATTACCTAAAGATTTATTTAGTTTTAACGCACTTTTCACCGTTAAAGGGTTTTTATTTATTGTCGTTGGCGGCTTTTTAGTAGGCTTCGGGACCCGTTATGCCAATGGCTGTACATCGGGACATACCATAATGGGCATTTCGAATCTTCAATTACCGTCGCTTATTGCAACCATTTGTTTTTTTATAGGTGGTTTAATCACTACTTGGATTTTTTTACCTTACCTCTTAAAACTATAA
- a CDS encoding MFS transporter, which produces MQKGNSSFLILISVFFFWGFVAASNDILIPVFKEKLNLEQWQSQMISFAFYVAYTVGSVLYVLISKFTGGDMLNKLGYKNGIALGLFISAIGTLLFYPAAQNVSFPLMISGLFIVGLGFSLQQTAANPLTITIGDPNKGSQRLSLAGGINNVGTTIGPLLVSFAIFGSITSGAKLESIEAVKTPYLILGIAFIIVALLFKFSSLPNQITYKEEETKTQSGNKKSVFEYPQLVLGMIAIFLYVGVEVSTASNLPEYMKQYLGTNTDEVAPFVSLFWASLMIGRWTGAVQAFGFSLSTQKIMRFVLPYLAFGVFLLANFIAGKNLQPFYLYAGVITVLILADLLSKGSPARQLFLFSVMGILALVIGMLTSGMISVYALISVGLFCSTLWPCIFTLAISGLGKYTNQGSSYLIMMIMGGGFISLLQGWLASDHLLGINASYLVGVGCFLYLAYYGWKAKSILNAQGITYEKAENSH; this is translated from the coding sequence ATGCAAAAGGGTAATTCTTCTTTTCTCATTCTAATTTCTGTTTTTTTCTTTTGGGGTTTTGTAGCCGCCAGTAACGATATACTCATTCCGGTATTCAAAGAAAAACTCAATTTAGAACAATGGCAAAGTCAAATGATTTCATTTGCATTTTATGTTGCCTATACTGTTGGCTCAGTGCTATACGTTTTGATTTCTAAATTCACAGGAGGCGATATGCTGAACAAGTTGGGTTACAAAAACGGCATAGCACTTGGTCTTTTCATTTCCGCCATTGGCACTTTACTATTTTATCCTGCGGCTCAAAATGTTTCTTTTCCCTTAATGATAAGCGGACTATTTATAGTTGGATTAGGCTTTTCGTTGCAACAAACTGCAGCCAATCCACTCACCATTACAATTGGCGACCCCAATAAAGGATCACAGCGATTAAGTTTAGCAGGCGGCATAAATAACGTGGGTACAACTATTGGTCCATTATTGGTGAGTTTTGCGATTTTCGGCAGTATTACTTCCGGTGCTAAATTAGAAAGTATTGAAGCAGTTAAAACACCTTACCTTATTTTGGGAATAGCATTTATAATTGTTGCTTTATTGTTTAAGTTTTCTTCTCTTCCCAATCAAATTACCTATAAAGAAGAGGAAACAAAAACGCAAAGCGGTAACAAAAAATCTGTGTTTGAATATCCGCAGTTGGTTTTGGGGATGATTGCAATCTTTCTATACGTAGGTGTTGAGGTATCTACTGCTTCCAACCTACCCGAATACATGAAACAATATCTAGGAACAAATACAGATGAAGTTGCACCCTTTGTTTCATTGTTTTGGGCAAGTTTAATGATAGGCAGATGGACAGGTGCTGTTCAAGCATTTGGTTTCTCTTTAAGCACACAAAAAATAATGCGCTTTGTTTTACCTTATCTTGCATTTGGTGTTTTTTTATTAGCCAATTTTATTGCCGGTAAAAATCTACAACCCTTTTATTTATACGCCGGTGTAATTACTGTTTTAATACTAGCTGATTTATTAAGTAAAGGAAGTCCTGCACGTCAACTATTTCTTTTTTCAGTAATGGGAATTTTAGCATTGGTAATTGGTATGCTCACAAGCGGAATGATAAGTGTGTACGCTTTAATCAGTGTAGGATTATTTTGTTCGACACTTTGGCCATGCATATTTACATTAGCTATCTCCGGATTAGGAAAATATACAAATCAAGGCTCTAGTTATCTAATCATGATGATTATGGGAGGTGGATTTATAAGTTTATTACAAGGCTGGCTGGCTTCAGATCATTTATTGGGAATAAATGCCAGTTACCTGGTTGGGGTTGGCTGCTTTCTTTATTTGGCCTATTATGGATGGAAAGCTAAATCTATATTAAATGCGCAAGGTATAACTTACGAAAAAGCCGAAAACTCACATTAA
- a CDS encoding class I SAM-dependent methyltransferase: MQLISPHNFSDYELIDCGNFEKLERFGKYITIRPEPQAVWPKIKSNSDWEKIAHVKFIPKNSSSGEWKKLKPMPDQWEIKYKVKSQKSKKEYDLVFRLGLTSFKHVGIFPEQAVNWDKIFTFCSALQKPKFLNLFAYTGGASIAAKAAGADVTHVDSIKQVVTWANENMQKSGLDNIRWLVDDALKFVKKEIRRGNIYQGIILDPPAFGHGPTGEKWKLEENISEMMDSVLQLLDKNDHLLILNAYSLGFSALVPQNLLQGFAERNKSSLEIGELYLPAKSGIKLPLGVWGSLQKGK; encoded by the coding sequence ATGCAGTTGATTAGCCCTCATAATTTTTCTGATTACGAACTTATTGATTGTGGAAATTTTGAAAAACTGGAAAGGTTTGGGAAATACATTACGATTCGTCCGGAACCGCAAGCCGTTTGGCCAAAAATAAAATCAAATTCAGATTGGGAAAAAATAGCTCATGTAAAATTTATTCCAAAAAACAGCAGCAGCGGTGAATGGAAAAAACTCAAACCAATGCCCGATCAATGGGAAATTAAATATAAAGTTAAGAGTCAAAAATCTAAAAAGGAATATGATTTGGTTTTTCGATTAGGACTCACTTCATTTAAACATGTAGGAATTTTTCCGGAGCAAGCAGTGAATTGGGATAAGATTTTTACTTTTTGCTCGGCATTGCAAAAACCCAAATTTTTAAATCTTTTTGCCTATACCGGCGGAGCAAGTATTGCCGCTAAAGCTGCCGGCGCAGATGTTACGCATGTAGATAGTATTAAACAAGTGGTGACCTGGGCTAATGAAAATATGCAAAAAAGCGGTTTGGATAATATACGCTGGTTGGTTGACGATGCCTTAAAATTTGTAAAAAAAGAAATCAGAAGAGGAAATATTTATCAGGGCATAATATTAGATCCCCCGGCTTTTGGTCATGGGCCAACCGGAGAAAAATGGAAATTGGAAGAAAATATTTCCGAAATGATGGATTCTGTTTTACAATTGCTTGATAAGAATGATCATTTGTTAATTCTGAATGCCTATTCATTAGGATTCTCGGCTTTAGTTCCGCAAAATTTATTACAAGGCTTTGCCGAAAGAAATAAAAGTTCTTTAGAAATTGGCGAATTATATTTACCGGCTAAAAGCGGTATAAAATTACCCCTGGGTGTTTGGGGAAGTTTGCAAAAAGGAAAGTAA
- a CDS encoding type I restriction enzyme HsdR N-terminal domain-containing protein: protein MNLKLKYPPIDARMKNEKGQVLIFDPNRKKWLVLTPEEWVRQHIMHYLIKLKGYPAGQIALEKEIELNGTRKRFDILVFDSNKLPLILIECKAPYIELNKEVLEQVLRYNLILNSKFIMISNGVSDFILENEMQIQELPDYQN, encoded by the coding sequence TTGAATCTGAAACTTAAATATCCACCAATTGATGCTCGAATGAAGAACGAAAAAGGGCAGGTGCTTATTTTTGATCCGAACAGAAAAAAATGGCTGGTACTTACACCGGAAGAATGGGTAAGACAGCACATTATGCATTATTTGATAAAGTTGAAAGGTTATCCGGCCGGACAAATTGCCCTTGAAAAGGAAATAGAATTGAACGGCACACGAAAAAGATTTGATATTTTGGTTTTTGATTCCAATAAACTTCCGTTAATATTAATTGAATGTAAAGCCCCCTATATTGAATTGAATAAGGAGGTGTTGGAACAAGTTTTGCGCTATAACCTCATTCTAAATTCAAAATTTATTATGATTAGCAATGGAGTGAGTGATTTTATATTAGAAAATGAGATGCAGATACAAGAATTACCCGATTACCAAAACTAA